A stretch of DNA from Micromonospora sp. NBC_01813:
CGGGCCTTCCGCTGGCCATCGCCTCGAGCGTGACCAGGCTCTGCAGCTCGGCGGTGCCCGCGTTGACGAAGACCGCCGACGCCGCGTATGCGGAGGGAAGGTCCTCGTCAGGGATGAAGCCGGTGAACGTGACATGCTCGGCGATGTCCAGTTCCCCGGCGAGCGACCGCAGCGTCCGGTCCTCGGACCCGGTGCCGACCAGGAGCAACTGGACGTCGAGAGAGCGCCGCACCAGCGCGAACGCCCGCAGCACGACGTCGAGGTTCTTCTCGGCGTCGAGCCGACCCACGTAGGTGATGGTGGGCTTGTGCGCGAGGCTGTAGGCCCATCGGAACTCGGCCGCGGGCGCCTGCTCGCGGAAGCGGGTGAGGTCGATGCCGCACGAGATGGGCAGGACCGGCCCGGGCACACCGGAGACGACGGCGAGCGTGGCGGCGTACGGGGTCGGGGCCGTGACGATGTCTGCCTTGGCGAACACCCGGGCGGCGTCGCGCCATGCCCACTCGTGCGCCCTCGTCCGGCCAGCGTTACCGATGGGCAGGTAGTGGATCAGGTTCTCGGGCATGAAGTGGTTGGTGGCGATGACGAACAGGCCGCGCTCGTGCGCCGCGTCGACCAGCGCCCGGCACACCGGGAAGTGGCTCTGCACGTGCACCACGTCTGGCTGGACCTCGTCGAGGATCCGGCGGGCTGCCGCGCGCAGCCCCAGTGGCGGGCAGAACCGGAAACCTGAGCGGCCCGGCACCGGCAAGGAACGCACCCGGTGTTCGACGACGCCGTCGCTGGACCTGCCGGCATGGTTGCGGGTGTCCGTCGACGGCGCGACCACGTGCACCTCGTGCCGGGCGGTCAGTGCCACGGCCAGGCGCTGGGCGAAGTAGGACGCCCCGTTGACGTGAGGGGCGTAGGTGTCGGCACCGATGAGGATGCGCATGGGACAACTACCTTTCGTAGGTGGTATCGCTTCATGACGAGGTGGAAGACAGCGACCGGCCCGGCGACGGCCGCGGTGAGCAGGAAGATGCCGCCGGGCAGTGCGAGCAGGCCGGACAGCTGGCTGCCGAGCAGAGCGCCGAGACCGATCAGCA
This window harbors:
- a CDS encoding glycosyltransferase produces the protein MRILIGADTYAPHVNGASYFAQRLAVALTARHEVHVVAPSTDTRNHAGRSSDGVVEHRVRSLPVPGRSGFRFCPPLGLRAAARRILDEVQPDVVHVQSHFPVCRALVDAAHERGLFVIATNHFMPENLIHYLPIGNAGRTRAHEWAWRDAARVFAKADIVTAPTPYAATLAVVSGVPGPVLPISCGIDLTRFREQAPAAEFRWAYSLAHKPTITYVGRLDAEKNLDVVLRAFALVRRSLDVQLLLVGTGSEDRTLRSLAGELDIAEHVTFTGFIPDEDLPSAYAASAVFVNAGTAELQSLVTLEAMASGRPVIGADAAALPHLVRDEETGYLFPPGDVVVLAERLLTVLRDPKHAEELGHRARAVAEQHDQTRTVSAFEQLYRIRPARDAREVPAPAEVAA